A DNA window from Schistocerca gregaria isolate iqSchGreg1 chromosome 2, iqSchGreg1.2, whole genome shotgun sequence contains the following coding sequences:
- the LOC126335629 gene encoding acyl-CoA-binding domain-containing protein 6-like — protein sequence MDDTDELVEKFTKAAKYAKEICAEFDSNELLELYGYYKQATEGPCQTSKPSWFDLTAKQKWESWRRLKDMDRETAMIKYVKIISEVDPVWEERFTERPAGSGAGWVAVSCMTNTDEYLPDTEKTVFDWVKEGNVQKVIDASRSFSSLEMINKQDEGGMALLHWAADRGNMEMVDCLVEKLKADVNLKDADGQTALHYAAACGHVNVTKFLVQHGGDPNIADLDGTLPKDIAADNEILKALTIAN from the coding sequence ATGGATGATACTGATGAGCTTGTAGAAAAATTTACAAAAGCAGCAAAGTATGCTAAAGAGATTTGTGCGGAATTTGACAGTAATGAACTTCTGGAACTGTATGGTTACTATAAACAAGCTACAGAAGGACCTTGCCAAACATCGAAGCCCAGTTGGTTTGACTTAACAGCTAAACAGAAATGGGAATCATGGAGACGCCTAAAGGATATGGACCGTGAGACTGCTAtgataaaatatgttaaaataataTCTGAAGTGGATCCTGTTTGGGAGGAACGATTTACAGAAAGACCTGCTGGCAGTGGTGCAGGATGGGTGGCAGTAAGCTGCATGACAAATACTGATGAGTACTTACCAGACACAGAGAAAACAGTATTTGACTgggtgaaagaaggtaatgttcagAAGGTCATTGATgcctctaggagcttcagttcacTTGAAATGATTAATAAGCAAGATGAAGGTGGGATGGCATTACTTCATTGGGCTGCTGACAGAGGAAATATGGAAATGGTAGACTGTCTAGTTGAGAAACTGAAAGCTGATGTGAATTTAAAAGATGCTGATGGCCAAACTGCTTTGCACTATGCTGCAGCCTGTGGACATGTTAACGTTACTAAATTTTTAGTTCAACATGGTGGAGACCCCAATATTGCTGATCTTGATGGGACACTCCCAAAAGATATCGCTGCTGACAATGAAATATTGAAGGCTCTGACAATAGCA